The Sphingobium aromaticiconvertens genome has a segment encoding these proteins:
- a CDS encoding FAD-dependent oxidoreductase yields MTQFDVVVVGSGAAGMTAAVRAAANGLSVLVLEKAEHFGGTTSLSGGGIWIPGSAQAQAAGVEDSSAVARQYVLDVIGPSANPALIDAYLDTGPEMVDWLEQHSAVRFLLSPPSSDWYPQVPGAMDHGRLLSPQEYDGKKLGAHFAELRPAREEFNAPGGFMIDLFDLPYLADMPSPKSLFHFGKLAAKFGADKLRRYPRGTRLTMGNALAARLLQSALDAGVTLRREAAVDGLVVKEGRVTGVRVGGAAIGARIGVLLASGGFSASEQLRKAYIPFSEEHVSILPYENTGDGMNMGLEAGAALDGENIVNAVWAVVSKMTRPDGYVARYAHLIDMSKPGCIAVNGKGERFGNEASVHFVEAMHSSGAVPAHIIGDADFVKKYGMGMVYPGGGGLKKLIAAGYVTQAPTLRDLAGKIGVDADGLVATVAKMNRYAEIGKDADFGKGDSQIDIEIGDPKHKPNPCLGRVESAPFYAIKIYPGDGSTTVGLKIDDHCRVIGSDGKPVEGLYAAGLDANSIWRGKSPAHGCNVGPAMVTGYIAGKAMATTRVTA; encoded by the coding sequence CAGGCGCAGGCCGCGGGTGTCGAAGACAGCAGCGCTGTTGCCCGCCAATATGTGCTGGACGTGATCGGACCCAGCGCCAATCCTGCGCTGATCGACGCTTATCTCGATACCGGACCTGAAATGGTCGATTGGCTGGAACAGCATAGTGCGGTGCGCTTCCTGCTTTCGCCGCCAAGCAGCGATTGGTATCCGCAAGTGCCAGGTGCGATGGACCATGGCCGCCTGCTTTCGCCACAGGAGTATGACGGGAAGAAACTGGGCGCGCATTTCGCCGAGTTGCGGCCAGCGCGCGAGGAGTTTAATGCGCCAGGTGGCTTCATGATCGACCTGTTCGATCTTCCTTATCTGGCCGACATGCCTTCGCCAAAATCGCTTTTCCATTTCGGCAAGCTGGCCGCGAAGTTCGGTGCCGACAAGCTGCGCCGCTATCCGCGGGGCACGCGGCTGACCATGGGCAATGCGCTGGCCGCACGCCTGTTGCAGTCGGCGCTCGACGCGGGCGTGACCTTGCGTAGGGAGGCCGCCGTCGATGGACTGGTGGTCAAAGAAGGCCGCGTTACCGGCGTGCGCGTCGGTGGGGCGGCGATTGGAGCCAGGATCGGCGTACTTCTGGCGTCGGGGGGCTTTTCGGCGAGTGAGCAACTGCGCAAGGCCTATATCCCTTTCTCCGAGGAGCATGTGTCGATCCTGCCCTATGAAAATACAGGCGACGGAATGAATATGGGGCTGGAGGCGGGCGCGGCCCTCGACGGTGAGAATATCGTCAATGCGGTCTGGGCGGTGGTGTCGAAGATGACCCGACCTGACGGTTATGTCGCGCGCTACGCCCATCTGATCGACATGTCCAAGCCTGGCTGTATCGCGGTCAATGGCAAGGGGGAACGGTTCGGTAACGAGGCGTCGGTGCATTTCGTCGAAGCAATGCATAGCAGCGGGGCCGTTCCAGCGCACATCATCGGCGACGCGGACTTCGTCAAGAAATATGGCATGGGCATGGTCTATCCGGGCGGTGGCGGTCTCAAGAAACTGATCGCGGCGGGCTATGTGACGCAGGCGCCGACGCTCCGAGATCTTGCTGGCAAGATTGGTGTCGATGCTGATGGACTGGTTGCGACGGTGGCGAAGATGAACCGCTATGCCGAAATCGGCAAAGATGCGGACTTCGGCAAGGGCGATAGCCAGATCGACATCGAGATCGGTGATCCCAAGCACAAGCCCAATCCGTGTCTCGGCAGGGTGGAGAGTGCGCCCTTCTATGCGATCAAAATCTATCCAGGCGATGGTTCGACCACGGTCGGATTGAAGATCGACGACCATTGCCGTGTCATCGGCAGCGATGGGAAGCCGGTAGAAGGTCTTTATGCCGCAGGTCTGGACGCCAACTCGATCTGGCGCGGCAAGTCGCCGGCGCATGGCTGCAATGTCGGCCCGGCCATGGTGACAGGCTATATTGCGGGCAAGGCGATGGCGACCACGCGGGTCACGGCATGA
- a CDS encoding LLM class flavin-dependent oxidoreductase, producing the protein MPKLVNAVGGERRWWAVMPTLPAPAMAGIGQQMEQVGFEGCFSLQIYGPPFVPMAATAALTSSLKVGTGVAIAGTRSPVETAYAAMDVDRISGGRFVLGLGSSIKSCVTDMYGEPERKLLTHLRESVKVIRYVNANAHKGLDPIDGEYFTADFEEMMLTAPPVREEIPIWIAALQDKMTALALEIGDGLMVHALWSAAYTKSRLPFINDMLAKYGRTRTDIEINAWPWIAVNDDKQKAIDDSRATVAAYSGYKAYEPFFEAIGFGDQARACQLSLGEHGDIAKVIGNVSDAMVEAFVICGPVDEVLEKIEPFWDVVDSLCPMTPYRELTMEQLTDYNAGLYTLVATAKARAGAVAETA; encoded by the coding sequence ATGCCCAAGCTCGTCAATGCCGTCGGCGGCGAACGCCGCTGGTGGGCCGTCATGCCTACCCTTCCCGCCCCCGCCATGGCCGGCATCGGCCAGCAGATGGAGCAGGTTGGCTTTGAGGGCTGCTTTTCCCTCCAAATCTATGGCCCGCCCTTCGTACCGATGGCGGCCACTGCTGCGCTGACCAGCAGTCTCAAGGTCGGCACCGGCGTCGCAATCGCCGGTACGCGCAGCCCGGTCGAAACCGCCTATGCCGCTATGGACGTGGACCGGATTTCAGGCGGGCGCTTCGTGCTGGGCCTGGGCTCCAGCATCAAGAGTTGCGTCACTGACATGTATGGCGAGCCGGAACGCAAGTTGCTCACGCATCTGCGCGAGAGCGTCAAGGTGATCCGCTACGTCAACGCCAATGCACACAAGGGCCTGGACCCCATCGACGGCGAATATTTCACTGCCGACTTTGAGGAAATGATGCTGACCGCGCCACCGGTGCGCGAAGAGATACCGATCTGGATCGCAGCGCTACAGGACAAGATGACAGCGCTCGCACTCGAAATCGGTGATGGCTTGATGGTCCACGCCCTGTGGTCGGCTGCCTATACGAAAAGCAGGCTGCCTTTTATCAATGATATGCTCGCCAAATATGGCCGCACCCGAACGGACATTGAAATCAACGCCTGGCCCTGGATCGCAGTCAATGACGACAAGCAGAAGGCGATCGACGACAGCCGTGCAACCGTGGCCGCCTATTCGGGTTACAAGGCCTATGAGCCTTTCTTCGAGGCGATCGGCTTTGGCGACCAGGCCCGGGCCTGCCAGCTAAGCTTGGGTGAGCATGGTGACATCGCCAAGGTGATCGGGAATGTATCCGACGCCATGGTCGAGGCGTTCGTGATCTGCGGTCCGGTGGACGAGGTGTTGGAGAAGATCGAGCCGTTCTGGGACGTGGTCGACTCGCTCTGTCCGATGACGCCCTATCGCGAGCTAACAATGGAACAGCTGACCGACTATAATGCCGGTCTCTACACGCTGGTCGCTACCGCAAAGGCGCGCGCCGGAGCGGTCGCCGAAACAGCCTGA
- a CDS encoding oxygenase, whose product MLEVADRSVSHDDSPASTGGGSPIALNAINRWVPHNIVMRDSWFPVAHDYSVTGKPVRRAIYSHPIFLWRDNGVVVASEFHPNERIARDKSEYTDARGRYPVMEHYGVAWVWFGNPLAADPRHLPSLPFLPPKGGLPRHMTATVRFESSAPISLENLIDLTHADFLHADVVGDERSDSETVETFYDSETVTMIRTCVNKSVAPVMKFFSGIKQPTQNVRQVIRIYLRSHCAIAYGRFSPGDDVPLFHPCTPETRDRTRMEMVMNTSNAGLMFRHVMPKAGYKVSRQDSYMTSPQSPRYMRHTDRKDLHSKFDQAGQRYRMAMMELADRQEKGDFSYRDNVSADCSDIIGLRKELFQF is encoded by the coding sequence ATGCTCGAAGTCGCTGACCGTTCCGTTTCCCATGATGACAGCCCCGCCTCCACCGGCGGCGGCAGTCCGATTGCGCTGAACGCCATCAACCGCTGGGTGCCGCACAACATCGTGATGCGCGATAGCTGGTTTCCGGTCGCCCATGATTATTCAGTGACCGGCAAGCCAGTCCGTCGCGCCATATATTCCCACCCCATCTTCCTGTGGCGCGACAATGGCGTGGTCGTCGCAAGCGAATTCCATCCCAATGAGCGGATCGCCCGCGACAAGAGCGAATATACTGACGCGCGCGGTCGCTATCCGGTGATGGAGCATTATGGCGTCGCCTGGGTTTGGTTCGGTAATCCGCTGGCAGCCGATCCGCGCCATCTGCCCAGCTTGCCGTTCCTGCCGCCCAAAGGCGGCCTGCCTCGGCACATGACAGCGACCGTTCGGTTTGAAAGCTCGGCACCGATCAGTCTGGAAAACCTCATCGACCTTACCCATGCCGACTTCCTTCACGCCGACGTTGTCGGCGACGAGCGTTCGGATAGCGAGACGGTAGAGACCTTCTACGACAGCGAGACGGTCACGATGATCCGGACCTGCGTCAACAAGTCGGTCGCCCCGGTCATGAAGTTTTTCAGTGGCATCAAGCAACCGACCCAGAATGTGCGGCAGGTGATCCGCATCTATCTGCGATCGCACTGCGCCATCGCCTATGGCCGCTTTAGCCCCGGCGACGATGTCCCTCTTTTCCACCCATGCACACCCGAAACGCGGGATCGCACAAGGATGGAAATGGTCATGAACACCAGCAATGCGGGTCTGATGTTCCGTCACGTCATGCCCAAGGCAGGGTATAAGGTGTCGCGGCAGGACAGCTATATGACCTCGCCCCAGAGCCCTCGCTACATGCGTCACACCGACCGCAAGGACCTGCACAGCAAGTTCGATCAGGCCGGGCAGCGCTACCGCATGGCGATGATGGAATTGGCCGACCGGCAGGAGAAAGGCGATTTTTCCTATCGCGACAATGTCAGCGCCGATTGCAGTGATATTATCGGCCTACGCAAGGAACTGTTCCAGTTCTGA
- a CDS encoding Rieske (2Fe-2S) protein → MSLAQDLWWAVARSEEVTSKKPLSVDIGNQPVVLWRDNQGIARALEDRCPHRRAPLSLGCIRDNGLIQCGYHGWSYDGESGRLKEIPNMKDQQKFPPIYKAQAFGVSEQGGFVRVCLNPKAQAPLSAEPKYTYCGTVNVSLTHQEYLNALYDDPSLVIAIRGVRFSPYLMSELHEEDGMLVMERNCQWNPVHWPSHFVAEFPLTLLTRTHPLTGETQLTLRDDQFNDLLHAALSPVPSARGVTAVRWRAELGVRHPGLRGAMLRGINPLSLLSSVDGSRLRTAKPTVSLHGEDLRNSMLDTPQPADGQTVAA, encoded by the coding sequence ATGAGTCTTGCACAAGATCTTTGGTGGGCAGTGGCCCGGTCAGAAGAAGTCACCTCGAAGAAGCCATTGTCGGTCGATATTGGCAATCAGCCTGTCGTTCTATGGCGCGACAATCAGGGGATCGCTCGCGCCTTGGAAGACCGTTGCCCCCATCGTCGGGCGCCGCTCTCGCTGGGCTGCATCCGCGACAATGGCTTGATCCAGTGCGGCTATCATGGCTGGAGCTATGACGGCGAGTCGGGGCGGCTAAAAGAAATCCCGAACATGAAGGATCAGCAAAAATTTCCGCCGATCTACAAGGCCCAAGCCTTTGGCGTCAGCGAGCAGGGCGGATTCGTGCGGGTCTGCCTCAATCCCAAGGCACAAGCGCCGCTCAGCGCAGAACCCAAATATACCTATTGCGGCACCGTGAACGTCAGCCTGACCCATCAGGAATATCTGAACGCGCTCTATGACGATCCCAGCCTGGTCATCGCGATCAGGGGGGTGCGTTTCAGCCCCTATCTGATGTCGGAGTTGCACGAGGAAGACGGGATGCTCGTCATGGAGCGCAACTGCCAGTGGAACCCGGTGCATTGGCCATCGCATTTCGTCGCGGAATTTCCTCTCACCCTGCTCACCCGGACGCATCCGCTGACTGGCGAGACCCAACTCACCCTGCGCGACGACCAATTTAACGATCTGCTCCACGCGGCCCTGTCGCCCGTGCCGTCGGCGCGCGGCGTTACCGCCGTTCGCTGGCGCGCCGAACTGGGCGTTCGTCATCCCGGTCTTCGCGGAGCGATGTTGAGGGGGATCAATCCGCTTTCGCTGCTCTCCTCGGTCGATGGATCGAGGCTGCGCACCGCCAAGCCGACCGTCTCTCTGCATGGCGAAGACCTGCGCAATTCCATGCTCGATACCCCGCAACCGGCCGATGGCCAGACCGTCGCCGCCTGA
- a CDS encoding TetR/AcrR family transcriptional regulator gives MSTFFAMDQLMLDRPQRTRGRPAQNAALAVDEATLLGLVFATFAERGYEGTTLRDLSKQLGVSHNLLNVRYGRKEDLWIRAIDWRMAQASPFVETAFDEQADAEVRLRHLVQRFCLWATRNGDIVALTNLEGCRSTWRLDHIVERFVSPFQKRLDDLLDAVRRQRPVDDLSTAALMALLVQGVGFYFNAAPMQQRLGAGREIDAAHAHEQAERLASFLLAALLPPVA, from the coding sequence ATGTCAACTTTTTTCGCTATGGACCAGTTGATGCTAGATCGCCCCCAGCGCACCCGCGGTCGCCCCGCCCAGAACGCCGCACTGGCCGTGGACGAAGCCACGTTGCTGGGGCTGGTTTTCGCGACCTTTGCCGAGCGAGGTTATGAAGGAACGACGCTGCGTGACCTCAGCAAACAACTTGGTGTCAGCCATAATCTTTTGAACGTGCGGTACGGACGTAAGGAAGATTTGTGGATACGTGCGATCGACTGGCGCATGGCGCAGGCGTCACCCTTCGTCGAAACCGCGTTCGACGAACAGGCAGATGCGGAAGTCCGGTTGCGTCACCTGGTCCAGCGATTTTGTCTTTGGGCGACGCGCAACGGCGATATTGTCGCGCTTACGAACCTGGAAGGTTGCCGCTCGACGTGGCGGCTGGATCATATCGTCGAACGCTTCGTGTCGCCGTTCCAGAAACGTCTTGACGACCTGCTGGATGCTGTACGGCGGCAACGGCCGGTCGATGATCTCTCGACGGCAGCGCTGATGGCGCTGCTGGTGCAAGGTGTGGGCTTTTATTTCAACGCCGCACCGATGCAGCAGCGGTTGGGCGCAGGGCGGGAGATCGACGCCGCCCATGCCCACGAACAGGCTGAACGCCTGGCTTCTTTCCTGCTTGCCGCCCTCCTTCCTCCCGTCGCCTGA
- a CDS encoding ester cyclase: MAWKEPIREQLDVSDSTLLTDQQKKMVKHWTDLQEVLNAGDFEGMDRFFHPDFRYGNPNRPDLGTYDQWKTSPVALYKTFYPAAYKTIDAVGKGEDEIWIYATHYCKHVGGPYMGVQPTGNEFQVNWFSIVKFQDDKIVNIFSISDVLTMLKDIGVVDVPQPVDPYK, translated from the coding sequence GTGGCCTGGAAAGAACCCATTCGCGAGCAGCTCGATGTATCCGACTCGACACTGCTCACCGACCAGCAGAAGAAGATGGTCAAGCATTGGACCGATCTGCAGGAAGTGCTGAACGCCGGCGATTTTGAAGGAATGGACCGTTTCTTCCATCCCGACTTCCGCTACGGCAATCCGAACCGACCGGACCTTGGCACCTATGATCAGTGGAAGACCTCGCCGGTCGCGCTCTACAAGACCTTTTATCCTGCCGCTTACAAGACCATTGATGCGGTCGGAAAGGGCGAGGACGAAATCTGGATCTACGCCACCCATTACTGCAAACATGTCGGCGGCCCCTATATGGGCGTGCAACCGACCGGCAACGAATTCCAGGTGAACTGGTTCTCTATCGTCAAGTTCCAGGACGACAAGATCGTCAATATCTTCAGCATTTCCGACGTGCTGACCATGTTGAAGGATATCGGCGTCGTCGACGTACCACAGCCTGTCGACCCCTATAAGTAA
- a CDS encoding 2Fe-2S iron-sulfur cluster-binding protein — MPELNVILRDGTQQVIKASADLSVMEAIRDTGFDELLALCGGCCSCATCHVYVEPAFADALPPVSADENDLLDGSPHRNEHSRLSCQVMMTEALSGMSITIAPED, encoded by the coding sequence ATGCCCGAACTGAACGTCATCTTGCGCGACGGCACCCAGCAAGTGATCAAAGCCTCAGCCGATCTGTCGGTGATGGAGGCTATCCGCGACACCGGTTTCGATGAACTCCTGGCGTTGTGCGGCGGTTGCTGCTCCTGTGCGACCTGTCATGTCTATGTCGAACCGGCATTCGCCGACGCACTGCCGCCGGTATCGGCGGACGAGAATGACCTTTTGGACGGATCACCGCATCGCAACGAACATTCGCGCCTGTCCTGTCAGGTGATGATGACGGAGGCCCTGTCTGGCATGAGTATCACAATTGCGCCCGAAGACTGA
- a CDS encoding sulfotransferase, giving the protein MSSPAQEQAARQNVIDITDLHHPVLTEVQKQVMAGAQAAADQIILQPEVILGAARVQTGLSDFGPDDFRERMDIWCQAIDEDSNASAVTRANLFQMMIRYAATRLRIEDIVKRHPEILDIKIERPIIVAGLPRSGTTHLLGLLSADRRFRSLPWWEAIAPVPAPDEAPTPEDPNPRWTKAEQGWRMMESILPYMAIMHEFSPDHISEDIELQAPDFSSYLIEWLAMVPRWRDYYLSHDQSGTYAYLKKCLQVLTFLQGPSRWVIKCPQHMEQLPALYKIFPDATFVLAHRDPVGSIRSQLTMYTYAARMFRKTIDIQEPLGYWPDRYERLLRACVRDRDILPPERTIDVYFHDWIKNPDPILKEIYRIADIPLTDEALADLHAYLAEHGEQKQGKIVYDLERDFHVTAEALRKPFGFYFDRFPVQVEVK; this is encoded by the coding sequence ATGAGCAGTCCTGCGCAGGAACAGGCCGCACGCCAAAACGTCATCGACATCACCGACCTGCACCACCCGGTTCTGACCGAAGTGCAAAAGCAGGTGATGGCAGGTGCGCAAGCCGCCGCCGACCAGATCATTCTGCAACCCGAAGTGATATTGGGCGCAGCCAGGGTACAGACCGGCCTGTCCGACTTTGGTCCCGATGATTTTCGTGAGCGGATGGACATATGGTGTCAGGCTATCGACGAAGATAGCAACGCGTCAGCAGTTACCCGCGCAAACCTGTTCCAGATGATGATCCGCTATGCCGCTACCCGGCTGCGGATCGAGGATATCGTGAAGCGGCATCCGGAGATATTGGACATAAAGATCGAACGGCCGATCATCGTCGCCGGGCTGCCGCGTTCAGGGACAACCCATCTTCTGGGCCTGCTGTCCGCCGACCGCCGCTTCCGCTCGCTCCCATGGTGGGAAGCGATTGCGCCGGTGCCTGCCCCGGATGAAGCGCCCACGCCCGAAGACCCCAATCCCCGCTGGACCAAGGCCGAGCAAGGTTGGCGGATGATGGAATCGATCCTGCCCTATATGGCGATCATGCACGAATTTTCGCCCGACCATATTAGCGAGGATATCGAGTTGCAGGCACCCGATTTTTCCTCCTATCTGATCGAATGGCTGGCTATGGTTCCGCGCTGGCGTGACTATTATCTGAGCCACGACCAGTCCGGCACATACGCCTATCTCAAGAAATGCCTGCAGGTGCTGACATTTCTGCAAGGCCCAAGCCGATGGGTCATCAAGTGCCCCCAGCATATGGAGCAATTGCCCGCCCTCTATAAGATCTTTCCCGACGCAACCTTCGTCCTTGCCCATCGCGACCCGGTCGGCTCGATCCGATCGCAGCTCACCATGTACACCTATGCCGCGCGCATGTTCCGCAAGACGATCGATATTCAGGAGCCACTTGGTTACTGGCCCGATCGCTACGAACGGCTGCTGCGGGCTTGCGTGCGCGATCGCGACATTCTGCCGCCCGAGCGGACGATCGATGTCTATTTCCACGACTGGATCAAGAACCCCGACCCAATCCTGAAAGAGATTTACCGAATTGCCGACATTCCTCTCACCGATGAGGCGCTCGCCGACCTCCATGCCTATCTTGCTGAACATGGCGAACAAAAGCAGGGGAAAATCGTCTATGACCTGGAACGCGACTTCCACGTCACCGCAGAGGCATTGCGCAAACCCTTCGGTTTCTATTTCGATCGCTTTCCCGTCCAGGTCGAGGTGAAATAG
- a CDS encoding AraC family transcriptional regulator, which produces MNAVSHVYDVPVTPTMECTVRGRIALPGVVMELHHYRFHGPQGGTFSSSRSFLDLALSPRPGSPRGGYAGSESGTARALGQMIFIPAGESLLTHWGEGEQTSICCGFDGSGLEAEEIGASEAMLQASLDIRSQPVGLALRRIAEEIAQPGFCSEMLAQAVWIQATIELHRYLRCSTGGEAFTRGLSRAQIDRINDRIEQPGKPPSVAALASECGLSTRHFFRQFKTATGRTLTAYITDRKVDQARRLLDPAGPAIKMIAWQCGFESAAAFSAAFRKATGITPTQYRKMMTH; this is translated from the coding sequence ATGAACGCCGTTTCCCATGTCTATGACGTGCCGGTTACGCCGACGATGGAGTGCACCGTCAGAGGACGGATTGCTTTGCCTGGTGTCGTGATGGAGTTGCATCATTACCGTTTTCACGGCCCGCAGGGCGGGACATTCTCTTCTTCGCGAAGCTTTCTCGATCTGGCCCTCTCGCCTCGTCCGGGAAGCCCGCGCGGCGGTTATGCCGGGAGCGAGAGCGGCACGGCACGGGCGCTGGGGCAGATGATCTTCATCCCGGCGGGGGAAAGTCTTCTCACCCATTGGGGCGAGGGTGAGCAGACGTCGATCTGCTGCGGCTTTGACGGGTCGGGGCTGGAGGCGGAAGAGATCGGCGCATCGGAGGCGATGCTACAGGCGTCGCTCGATATTCGCAGCCAGCCGGTGGGTCTGGCGCTGCGACGCATTGCCGAAGAGATTGCGCAGCCAGGCTTTTGCAGCGAGATGCTGGCGCAGGCGGTCTGGATTCAGGCGACGATCGAGTTGCACCGATATCTCCGCTGCTCCACCGGCGGGGAGGCGTTTACACGCGGCCTGTCTCGCGCCCAGATAGACCGCATAAATGATCGTATCGAGCAGCCGGGCAAGCCGCCCTCGGTCGCTGCACTAGCATCCGAATGCGGTCTGTCCACCCGTCACTTCTTCCGTCAGTTCAAGACCGCGACTGGCCGGACGCTGACCGCCTATATCACCGATCGAAAGGTCGATCAGGCGCGCCGTCTGCTCGACCCGGCCGGGCCGGCCATAAAGATGATCGCCTGGCAATGTGGTTTTGAAAGCGCGGCGGCGTTCTCGGCGGCCTTCCGCAAGGCAACCGGGATCACCCCAACTCAATATCGGAAGATGATGACGCATTGA
- a CDS encoding SDR family NAD(P)-dependent oxidoreductase: protein MPENLFDLSGKVALITGANSGLGFGFARGLARAGSDIVIWGRRADKNEEAAAALRAYGVRVFADSIDVTDEPAIVAGFARALDAMGRIDTVVANAGVASQIAFTDMDVLTYRKLIDINLDGAVFTLREGARHMKARAEAGDPGGSLIICGSGSIFQGVPTMAHYGIAKGALNSLAKALAVELGPIGIRCNVIAPGFIETEMTFADPDVGKMIADMVAAKAPLGRAGKPSDLEGAVVYLASDLSAYHTGDTLVVDGGKMIAN, encoded by the coding sequence TTGCCGGAAAATCTGTTCGACCTGAGCGGTAAGGTGGCGCTGATCACCGGCGCCAATTCTGGCCTGGGTTTCGGCTTTGCGCGGGGGCTTGCCCGCGCGGGAAGTGATATCGTCATCTGGGGGCGGCGCGCCGACAAGAATGAAGAGGCGGCGGCAGCGCTGCGTGCTTATGGCGTCCGGGTCTTTGCCGACTCTATCGACGTCACCGATGAGCCGGCGATCGTTGCCGGCTTCGCCCGCGCGCTAGATGCCATGGGTCGGATCGACACGGTGGTCGCCAATGCGGGCGTCGCCAGCCAGATCGCATTCACGGATATGGACGTACTCACCTATCGTAAGCTGATCGACATCAATCTCGATGGCGCGGTCTTTACCCTTCGCGAAGGGGCGCGGCACATGAAGGCGCGGGCCGAAGCGGGCGATCCGGGGGGATCGCTGATCATCTGTGGCAGTGGCTCGATATTCCAGGGCGTGCCGACCATGGCTCATTACGGCATTGCCAAGGGGGCGCTCAATTCGCTCGCCAAGGCGCTGGCAGTGGAGCTTGGTCCGATCGGAATACGCTGCAACGTCATCGCGCCCGGCTTCATCGAGACCGAGATGACCTTCGCCGATCCGGACGTGGGCAAGATGATCGCCGATATGGTGGCGGCCAAGGCGCCGCTCGGTCGCGCGGGTAAACCTTCCGATCTGGAAGGGGCGGTCGTTTATCTCGCCAGCGACCTGTCCGCCTACCACACTGGCGATACGCTGGTCGTGGATGGCGGCAAGATGATCGCCAACTGA
- a CDS encoding VOC family protein → MFARPNSQHSQVAYVTNDLNAAMAALKAEYGTPGFFELSNIQPGEDPAGRPILKVALAVVGGVEIELIEPVGDTASMFREILPDGDGLAIRFHHIATRIDGPIENWDAHVASLDLTRHPVVFEGAVGDMLRYIYTDERETLGHYIEHVWMSSELLAQMRVVVPAYPALEG, encoded by the coding sequence ATGTTCGCCCGGCCCAACAGCCAGCATAGCCAGGTGGCTTATGTGACCAACGACCTCAACGCCGCCATGGCTGCGCTCAAGGCCGAATATGGGACGCCCGGCTTTTTCGAACTGTCGAACATCCAGCCTGGTGAAGACCCGGCAGGGCGGCCCATCCTGAAGGTCGCGCTGGCGGTCGTCGGCGGCGTGGAAATCGAACTGATCGAGCCGGTTGGGGATACCGCCTCGATGTTCAGGGAGATTTTGCCCGACGGCGATGGGCTGGCGATCCGGTTCCATCATATCGCGACGCGCATTGATGGGCCGATCGAGAATTGGGACGCGCATGTCGCCTCGCTCGACCTCACCCGGCATCCGGTGGTGTTTGAAGGGGCTGTAGGGGACATGTTGCGCTACATCTACACCGACGAGCGCGAGACGCTTGGCCATTATATCGAACATGTCTGGATGTCGTCCGAACTGCTCGCGCAGATGCGTGTCGTCGTGCCGGCCTATCCGGCGCTGGAGGGCTGA
- a CDS encoding tyrosine-protein phosphatase encodes MRSGILFRSEGPASFVEDHHVELAGLGFRAVADLRSTLERDKAPHDWCGPDCRILNLDMNTDLRAQGEDMWMSLGRDPTARRATEVMTHNYGLMPQAFLPHVSVMVDALLAGDTPMLVHCTAGKDRTGVVVALFLDLLGVPREAIVADYGKSDIFGQNLKMSGHLKSDLQATFGFVPPDEMVAVLIGIDEGFLSRALEMVADQWGGIDGYFDAAGVDARRREDVRNVLVAH; translated from the coding sequence GTGCGCTCAGGCATCCTGTTCCGTTCGGAGGGGCCCGCGAGCTTTGTCGAGGACCATCATGTCGAATTGGCGGGACTGGGGTTTCGCGCGGTCGCCGATCTGCGATCCACGCTGGAGCGGGACAAGGCGCCTCATGACTGGTGCGGCCCGGATTGCCGGATACTGAACCTTGACATGAACACTGACCTGCGCGCGCAGGGCGAGGATATGTGGATGTCGCTGGGCCGCGATCCGACCGCCAGGCGCGCGACCGAGGTGATGACGCATAATTATGGACTGATGCCCCAAGCTTTCCTGCCGCATGTATCGGTCATGGTGGATGCGCTGTTGGCAGGTGATACGCCAATGCTGGTGCATTGCACGGCGGGCAAGGACCGTACAGGCGTGGTTGTGGCGCTGTTCCTCGATTTGCTGGGCGTGCCGCGCGAGGCGATCGTCGCCGACTATGGGAAGTCCGATATTTTCGGACAGAATCTGAAGATGTCGGGCCATTTGAAAAGCGACTTGCAGGCGACGTTCGGCTTCGTGCCGCCCGACGAGATGGTCGCGGTGCTGATCGGCATCGACGAAGGCTTTCTCAGTCGTGCGCTGGAGATGGTGGCCGATCAGTGGGGCGGGATTGATGGCTATTTCGATGCCGCAGGCGTCGATGCCCGGCGGCGCGAGGATGTAAGGAATGTGCTTGTCGCGCATTAG